One segment of Polypterus senegalus isolate Bchr_013 chromosome 8, ASM1683550v1, whole genome shotgun sequence DNA contains the following:
- the LOC120534041 gene encoding uncharacterized protein LOC120534041 isoform X1 — protein MTKQKLPLLRFYMVTCKKEIINCEAVCRSKTLLEKKETPDIHKSLSNFPASSPKKSRDLNEGLVMRNSQNEAIFVVPDALICESCKAGCSHTLQDFPADASNSANNFTFYVNKHQKINEEDLDYNYINYEISKSPEECQKEDKQCTEHEISNDTVFTTLSNDSNIIVFGPSFNSDDLSDTIPLEFTTCFMEFELIVRRGNSMEDIVHTFEKNPEIDHVCTLKMKRLLPSGEMEEADDFGRVIHDASAEFWEEFYNKCTLGKAFRVPFLRHDFTLSKWRAIAKVILIRYEQCRYFPVQLAQAFMQQVFFGSIAKNSTLLDSFMKFVPPMESEVLQMAISNFTEVELPGLIEVLQGHSCKRLPKADNIQRITIGDRA, from the coding sequence ATGACCAAACAAAAACTCCCACTGCTGCGTTTTTATATGGTTACTTGCAAGAAAGAAATCATAAATTGTGAAGCAGTTTGCAGATCTAAGACTCTATTAGAAAAGAAGGAAACTCCTGATATTCACAAATCACTGAGCAACTTTCCGGCATCCTCACCTAAAAAGTCTAGAGATCTTAATGAGGGATTAGTCATGAGAAACTCACAGAATGAAGCTATCTTTGTAGTGCCTGATGCCTTGATATGTGAATCTTGCAAAGCTGGTTGCTCACATACCCTACAAGATTTTCCTGCAGATGCTTCTAATTCtgcaaataattttacattttatgtaaataaacatcaaaaaataaatgaagaagattTGGATTACAATTATATAAACTATGAAATTTCCAAATCACCTGAAGAGTGCCAAAAAGAAGATAAACAGTGTACTGAACATGAAATTTCTAATGATACAGTATTTACCACATTGAGCAATGACAGCAACATAATTGTCTTTGGACcttcttttaattctgatgacTTATCAGACACAATACCTCTTGAGTTTACAACTTGTTTCATGGAGTTTGAACTTATTGTAAGACGTGGAAATTCTATGGAAGATATAGTACACACTTTtgagaaaaatccagaaattgaCCATGTCTGCACTCTGAAGATGAAGAGACTTTTGCCCTCAGGTGAAATGGAAGAAGCAGATGACTTTGGTAGAGTAATACATGATGCATCAGCAGAGTTTTGGGAGGAATTTTACAATAAATGCACACTTGGTAAAGCATTCAGAGTGCCATTTCTGAGGCATGATTTTACATTAAGTAAATGGAGAGCCATAGCAAAAGTAATCTTGATCAGATATGAGCAGTGCAGGTACTTTCCAGTACAGCTTGCCCAAGCTTTCATGCAGCAGGTTTTTTTTGGAAGCATTGCGAAAAATAGTACACTTTTAGACAGCTTCATGAAGTTTGTACCCCCAATGGAATCCGAGGTTCTCCAAATGGCAATTTCTAATTTCACAGAAGTGGAATTGCCTGGGCTTATTGAAGTTCTTCAGGGACACTCATGCAAAAGGCTACCCAAAGCTGATAATATACAGCGGATAACAATTGGAGATAGGGCATAA